GGAACTGGCTACTTTCGCAAAGACGTACTGCTCATTGAGAACCTCTAAGTAAGGGTTAAAGTTGACCGCCAGAAAATTATAATAAATGGCCGTCGTCAGGATAAGGACCATAAGATAAAACTGGTAGAGTTTCAGGTTATTCTTAAAGAGCAGCCAGGAGATTTTAAAGGCGTTCATTCCTTTCACCCCCTAACAAGGCCACCATATTTAGAATCTTTTTGAAGAACTCTTCGGCGTTGCCGTTTGTTTCCAACTTACCGCTGATCATCCCGTCTTTTAAAAACATTACCCGGTCACAGTAACTGGCGGCGGACGCATCATGCGTGACCATTACCACCGTTGTCCCGTATTGGTTTTTGACGTTTTGGAAACAAGCTAAAAGTTCGGAAGCTGATTTAGAATCCAGCGCGCCGGTAGGCTCGTCGGCAAACAGTATTTTGGGTTCATTGACCAGAGCTCGGCAGACTGCCGCTCTTTGTTTTTGCCCGCCCGAAAGCTGGTAGGGATATTTGTCCAACTGGTTATCGATGCCGAATAACACCGTCAACTCCTGGACTTTACGTAAGATTTCTTCTGCTTTAATATTATTCAGCGTGAGGGGCAAAGCAATATTATCCCGGATTGTCATATTATCCAACAAATTGAATTCCTGAAAGACAAAACCGATGACATCCCTGCGGAACAGGGCCAGTTCCCTTTCCTTGAAAGCCCCAGTTTCCCTGCCGTCGATTATGACCGTTCCTTCAGTCGACTTGTCGATGGTGGAAATTATATTCAGTAAGGTCGTTTTCCCGGAACCGGACGGTCCCATGACGGCGACAAACTCCCCGGCGCCTATCTCCAAACTGACCTCATGCAACGCCCGGCAGACAACGCCGCGCTGACCGTAAAGTTTGGTCAGATTATTTACTTTAATCATCGAAACCATGAACCTTCCCCCTTGTCATCTACCCATCCTGTTATGAACAGAACCGATACATTAATGGACGTAATCGATGCTTTTATTCTAGTATTCCTTCTGCTCCAGTTCCATCGGTTTTGATGACATTTCGGAAGTCAAATGTGACTTTTTTGTCATTTTAGAGTCGCTGGCGCTGCATGTAATCAGACAGCTTATAAAAAGATAAAACAAATTCGGTATACACCCCTTGCTCACTCTGTATGTTCAGCCCTATTCCCAGGGTATCGGCCATTTTTTTTGCGTAGTACATGCCCATTCCGGTGGACTTGGTACTGTTTCGGCCGTTGCTGCCGGTAAATCCTTTGTCAAAGACACGGCCGAGTTCCTCTTTCGGAATACCGATGCCGTTATCTTTCAGACGCAGATGGTAACCCCATTCATCTTCCTGACCGCTGATTGTCATTTCACCGTTTTTCTCCGTGTACTTGGTGCTGTTATTGAGGATTTGCGAAACGATATAATGGATCCACTTTTTATCGCTGATAAAATGATACGGCCTGATATTGCTCTGAATATTGATACTCTTCGCGATAAAAAATTCGGCGTTATCGCCGATAGCTTCTTTAACAACCTGTTCCAGGTCAACATTTTCCGATATGATATCCTCGCTGTAATGATTGGCTCGGGTGATCGATAAGGCTTGATTAATCCGGAATTTCATCTGTTCGATCTGAAATAACAATTTGTTGGCAATATCCGTTTCATTTTCCAACCGGTTTACAACCATTTCACTGACGGAAAGGTTCACTTTCAAGTCATGGACGGTCTGGGTCAGATAATCTTTTAAATCGTTCATCCTTTGCCGGTAATCGTTTTCTTTTCGGCTGAAGCCGTTGTTTTTATATTCCAGCAGTTCTTTCATCAGACTGATTCCCGGGACACTTTTTCCTGCTGAGGCTGAAGGGCCACGGAAAAGCCAGTCGATGTCCAGGCCCCCGGCCATTGTTTGCCTGATTTTCGTATAGGCTTTATTCAGCCGCCGATAATGAAAGGTATACCCCGCAGCGGCTACGAAAATCATAAGTAAATCCAGATAAAAAATCTCCCCCAGAGTTTTCGCCAGGGGAGTGCTTGTCAATAAAATCAAATTGACCAGGATAATAATACCCGCCTGACTGGCTATCCATTCCCACTGTCCCTTGATATAAGCTATCGTCTTCATAGAATCACATACCCCATTCCTTTTTTGGTCGTGATAAATGACTGAAGTCCCAGTTCCTCCAGCTTAAGCCTGACACGATTGACATTAACGGTCAGGGTATTTTCATTCACATAGATTTCATCATCCCATAAACTCCTCATCAAGGCTTTCCGGGTGACTATTTTCCCTTGGTTTTCCATAAGGAGTCTTAGAATCTTCAGTTCATTTCTAGTCAACTCACATTTTTTATTATCATAGACCGCCGTCGCTTCCTCCAGATTAACAGTCAGTCTGCGGCAGCAAAGAACATGGGATTCCTGGAAACTATACTCATAGGTTCTGCGGATGACTGCCTGGAGTTTCGCCACTAAGACGGCATTGTCAAACGGCTTGGTCAGGTAGTCGTCACCGCCGTTATTCATTCCCATTATAACGTCCATACTGCTGTCCCTGGAGGAAATATAAATGATCGGAACAGCGGAAATGTCCCTGATTTTCTTACACCAATAAAAGCCGTCAAAGCTTGGGATATTGACATCCATTAATACAACATGCGGCTGTACGGTCAGAAACTCATCCAGGATGTTATCAAACATTTCCGCTATCTGGACTTCGTACCCCCATTTCATCAGCAGCCGGCAGATCTCATCGGCCAACATCCCGTCATCTTCAACAACATATATCCGGTATCGTTCTTTGGTTATCATCTTATTTTCCTCATACACTTTATTTTTATCTTTAGCTTAAAGATCTGAATAGACTCAGCAAAATTCTGTTACCCTATTAAAATTACATCCAAA
This region of Pelotomaculum schinkii genomic DNA includes:
- a CDS encoding response regulator transcription factor, yielding MITKERYRIYVVEDDGMLADEICRLLMKWGYEVQIAEMFDNILDEFLTVQPHVVLMDVNIPSFDGFYWCKKIRDISAVPIIYISSRDSSMDVIMGMNNGGDDYLTKPFDNAVLVAKLQAVIRRTYEYSFQESHVLCCRRLTVNLEEATAVYDNKKCELTRNELKILRLLMENQGKIVTRKALMRSLWDDEIYVNENTLTVNVNRVRLKLEELGLQSFITTKKGMGYVIL
- a CDS encoding sensor histidine kinase, coding for MKTIAYIKGQWEWIASQAGIIILVNLILLTSTPLAKTLGEIFYLDLLMIFVAAAGYTFHYRRLNKAYTKIRQTMAGGLDIDWLFRGPSASAGKSVPGISLMKELLEYKNNGFSRKENDYRQRMNDLKDYLTQTVHDLKVNLSVSEMVVNRLENETDIANKLLFQIEQMKFRINQALSITRANHYSEDIISENVDLEQVVKEAIGDNAEFFIAKSINIQSNIRPYHFISDKKWIHYIVSQILNNSTKYTEKNGEMTISGQEDEWGYHLRLKDNGIGIPKEELGRVFDKGFTGSNGRNSTKSTGMGMYYAKKMADTLGIGLNIQSEQGVYTEFVLSFYKLSDYMQRQRL
- a CDS encoding ABC transporter ATP-binding protein yields the protein MVSMIKVNNLTKLYGQRGVVCRALHEVSLEIGAGEFVAVMGPSGSGKTTLLNIISTIDKSTEGTVIIDGRETGAFKERELALFRRDVIGFVFQEFNLLDNMTIRDNIALPLTLNNIKAEEILRKVQELTVLFGIDNQLDKYPYQLSGGQKQRAAVCRALVNEPKILFADEPTGALDSKSASELLACFQNVKNQYGTTVVMVTHDASAASYCDRVMFLKDGMISGKLETNGNAEEFFKKILNMVALLGGERNERL